Proteins co-encoded in one Alphaproteobacteria bacterium PA2 genomic window:
- a CDS encoding methylmalonyl-CoA mutase — protein MSTFPNFAELDFDAAPATPAATPGAAWETPEGISVQTAYGPEDVQGLSDTGYPGLAPFTRGPYPTMYLTNPWTIRQYAGFSTAEDSNAFYRRNLAAGQMGLSIAFDLATHRGYDSDHPRVKGDVGMAGVAIDSILDMRTLFDGIPLDKMSVSMTMNGAVLPILALYIVAAEEQGVSHAQLSGTIQNDILKEFLVRNTYIYPPLPSMRIISDIFSYTSREMPKFNSISISGYHIQEAGATLDLELAYTLADGIDYVRAGVAAGMTVDQFAPRLSFFWNAGMNAFMEIAKQRAGRLLWAEMMAKEFSPKDSRSLALRAHTQTSGWSLAASDVYNNVPRTLIEAMAAVGGQTQSLHTNSLDEALALPTDFSARIARNTQLFLQLESGQTRVVDPWGGSYYVERLTADLAARARQHIAEVEALGGMAKAIEDGLPKRRIEEASARTQARIDSGRQSVVGVNRYKPDTAEIIPVLKVDNSAVRERQLEKLARLKAERDPAAVQAALDALTAGAAGNANLLELSVNAARAKATVGEISLALEKVFGRHKAKADAVQGVYLREAGETPAGQKARAMTAAFAQADGRKPRILVAKMGQDGHDRGQKVIASGFVDLGFDVDIGDLFQTPAEAAALAVEQGVHVVGASSLAAGHLTLVPELRDELAKLGRADIVVVVGGVIPPEDIAPLKDMGVAAVFTPGTPVPDAAIEVLDRLNEQLGYAQLDKA, from the coding sequence ATGAGCACCTTCCCGAACTTCGCCGAACTCGATTTCGACGCCGCGCCAGCGACCCCTGCCGCCACACCTGGCGCAGCCTGGGAAACGCCGGAAGGCATCAGTGTCCAGACCGCCTATGGGCCCGAGGATGTCCAGGGACTGAGCGACACCGGCTATCCGGGCCTGGCGCCTTTCACCCGGGGTCCCTACCCCACCATGTACCTGACCAACCCGTGGACCATCCGCCAGTATGCGGGCTTCTCCACGGCCGAAGACTCCAACGCCTTCTACCGCCGCAACCTGGCCGCCGGTCAGATGGGCCTGTCCATCGCCTTCGACCTGGCGACCCACCGGGGCTATGACAGCGACCATCCCCGGGTGAAGGGTGATGTTGGCATGGCGGGTGTCGCTATCGACTCCATCCTCGACATGCGCACCCTGTTTGACGGCATTCCGCTCGACAAGATGAGCGTGTCCATGACCATGAACGGCGCCGTCCTGCCGATCCTGGCCCTCTATATCGTGGCCGCCGAGGAACAGGGTGTCAGCCACGCCCAGCTGTCGGGGACCATCCAGAACGACATCCTGAAGGAGTTCCTGGTCCGGAACACCTACATCTATCCGCCACTACCTTCGATGCGGATCATTTCTGACATCTTTTCATATACTTCGCGCGAAATGCCGAAGTTCAATTCCATCTCGATTTCCGGCTATCACATCCAGGAAGCCGGGGCGACGCTGGACCTCGAGCTGGCCTATACCCTGGCCGACGGCATCGACTATGTGCGGGCCGGCGTCGCTGCCGGCATGACCGTCGACCAGTTCGCGCCGCGCCTGTCCTTCTTCTGGAACGCCGGCATGAACGCCTTCATGGAGATCGCCAAGCAGAGGGCCGGTCGCCTGCTGTGGGCCGAGATGATGGCCAAGGAGTTTTCGCCCAAGGACAGCCGGTCCCTGGCCCTGCGCGCCCACACCCAGACCAGCGGCTGGAGCCTGGCCGCCAGCGACGTCTACAACAATGTGCCCCGCACCCTGATCGAGGCCATGGCCGCCGTGGGCGGTCAGACCCAGAGCCTGCACACCAACTCCCTGGACGAAGCCCTGGCCCTGCCCACGGATTTCTCGGCCCGCATCGCCCGCAACACCCAGCTCTTCCTGCAGCTGGAAAGCGGCCAGACCCGGGTGGTCGATCCCTGGGGCGGATCCTACTATGTGGAACGCCTGACCGCCGATCTGGCCGCCCGCGCCCGCCAGCACATTGCCGAGGTGGAAGCCCTGGGCGGCATGGCCAAGGCCATCGAAGACGGCCTGCCCAAGCGGCGGATCGAGGAAGCCTCCGCCCGCACCCAGGCCCGGATCGACAGCGGCCGTCAGTCGGTGGTCGGGGTCAACCGCTACAAGCCTGACACCGCCGAAATCATTCCCGTGCTCAAGGTCGACAACAGCGCCGTGCGCGAGCGTCAGCTGGAAAAGCTGGCCCGCCTGAAGGCCGAGCGCGATCCCGCCGCTGTCCAGGCGGCCCTGGACGCCCTGACCGCCGGCGCCGCCGGAAACGCCAACCTGCTGGAACTGTCCGTCAACGCCGCCCGGGCCAAGGCCACGGTGGGCGAAATCTCCCTGGCCCTGGAAAAGGTCTTTGGCCGGCACAAGGCCAAGGCAGACGCCGTTCAGGGGGTCTATCTGCGCGAGGCCGGCGAGACGCCCGCCGGTCAGAAGGCCCGGGCCATGACCGCCGCCTTCGCCCAGGCCGACGGCCGCAAGCCGCGCATACTCGTGGCCAAGATGGGCCAGGACGGCCATGATCGGGGCCAGAAGGTCATCGCCTCGGGGTTTGTGGACCTGGGCTTTGACGTCGACATCGGCGACCTTTTCCAGACCCCGGCTGAGGCCGCCGCCCTGGCGGTCGAACAGGGGGTCCACGTGGTCGGCGCCAGTTCCCTGGCCGCCGGTCACCTGACCCTGGTGCCGGAATTGCGTGACGAGCTGGCAAAGCTGGGCCGGGCCGACATTGTCGTCGTGGTCGGCGGCGTCATCCCACCGGAAGACATCGCGCCCCTGAAGGACATGGGAGTCGCTGCTGTCTTCACCCCGGGCACGCCGGTGCCCGACGCCGCCATTGAAGTGCTGGACCGTCTGAACGAGCAGCTGGGTTACGCCCAGCTGGACAAGGCCTAG
- a CDS encoding methylmalonyl-CoA mutase, which yields MTQASDTAATYQDWRALVEKTLKGEPVESLTRTTAEGLPIAPLYDAAEGPHARFAGRPVNADRPWDLRVGVSQPDPALANRDLLKDLEGGAASAVIAIDPSGAKGVAIGSAANLATALKDVVLEFAPVGLDAGFLGPQAADWLAAAAKGSPQAKLNFHMDPLSAMAKAGVSPGPLEAHLESAATVARRLADIHPRAGLFLASGRVVHEAGGGEAAELAFAAASAVTYARALVRAGLSMDQAWGGIVLGLSADADYFATLAKLRAARLIWDRLTAACGVTVIARIEARSSHRMLTAQDPWTNMLRLTAAGVGAALGGADAVQLGCFTDALGRPTAFARRQSRNAQLVLMEEAHLGRVTDPAAGSGYVETLTDEIARAAWARFQTIEAAGGLIEALARGLVAQDVAATMAARPDQPKIVGVTAFPPMGQDPVEVDNPVIKAVEVPSARLPGPDSHCPPLAPIRLSQAYEGVK from the coding sequence ATGACCCAAGCAAGCGACACCGCCGCCACCTATCAGGACTGGCGGGCCCTGGTTGAAAAGACCCTCAAGGGCGAACCCGTTGAAAGCCTGACCCGCACGACGGCGGAGGGCCTGCCCATAGCGCCCCTCTATGATGCGGCTGAGGGCCCCCACGCCAGGTTCGCCGGGCGCCCGGTCAATGCTGATCGACCCTGGGATCTGAGGGTCGGAGTCAGTCAGCCCGATCCGGCCCTGGCCAATCGCGACCTGCTGAAGGACCTGGAAGGCGGCGCCGCCTCGGCTGTCATCGCCATAGACCCGTCCGGCGCAAAGGGCGTGGCTATCGGGTCTGCAGCAAACCTGGCGACCGCCCTGAAGGACGTGGTGCTGGAGTTCGCTCCGGTTGGCCTCGACGCCGGCTTCCTGGGTCCGCAGGCCGCCGACTGGCTGGCTGCTGCAGCCAAGGGTTCGCCCCAGGCCAAACTCAACTTCCATATGGACCCCTTAAGCGCCATGGCCAAAGCCGGCGTCAGTCCCGGACCGCTGGAAGCCCATCTGGAATCGGCCGCGACCGTCGCCCGCCGGCTGGCCGACATCCACCCCAGGGCCGGCCTGTTTCTGGCCTCAGGCCGGGTTGTCCACGAAGCCGGCGGTGGGGAAGCCGCCGAACTGGCCTTCGCAGCCGCCTCTGCCGTGACCTATGCCAGGGCCCTTGTCCGGGCAGGTCTTTCCATGGATCAGGCCTGGGGCGGGATTGTCCTGGGGCTCAGCGCCGACGCTGACTATTTCGCCACCCTGGCCAAGCTGCGCGCCGCCCGGCTGATCTGGGACCGGCTCACCGCCGCCTGCGGGGTGACCGTCATCGCGCGTATCGAGGCCCGATCCTCACATCGCATGCTGACCGCCCAGGATCCCTGGACCAACATGCTTCGCCTGACCGCCGCCGGCGTGGGCGCGGCCCTCGGGGGGGCAGACGCCGTCCAGCTGGGCTGTTTCACCGACGCCCTGGGCCGCCCCACCGCCTTCGCCCGCCGCCAGAGCCGCAACGCCCAGCTGGTGCTCATGGAAGAAGCCCATCTGGGCCGGGTCACCGACCCCGCCGCCGGGTCGGGCTATGTCGAAACCCTGACCGACGAGATCGCCCGGGCCGCCTGGGCCCGCTTCCAGACCATTGAAGCCGCCGGGGGCCTGATCGAAGCCCTCGCCAGGGGCCTGGTCGCGCAGGATGTGGCCGCGACCATGGCCGCCCGCCCGGACCAGCCGAAGATTGTCGGCGTCACCGCCTTCCCGCCCATGGGCCAGGACCCGGTCGAGGTCGATAACCCGGTCATCAAGGCTGTCGAGGTGCCGTCCGCCCGCCTGCCCGGACCTGACAGCCATTGCCCGCCCCTTGCGCCGATCCGCCTTTCCCAAGCCTATGAGGGCGTGAAATGA
- a CDS encoding epoxide hydrolase: MISSRRITANGLSFALDEAGDGDTVALCLHGFPEARIAWADHLPALAGLGWRAVAPDMRGYGDTDRPADRSAYEAQHLIDDVAALFDALGAKRRILVGHDWGGVVAWQVALSGRVPLDGLIILNAPHPNVFDAVLKDGWRQKLKSWYVAFFQLPWLPEAQLKARKGHGLTDILAGQSANFSPAALETYRRNILKPGAATAMVNYYRANAVTLSNPRLPSEKLKTPTLLVWGDADFALDASLAEGNEAFVEDFTLARLPGISHWVLHDAPDAVTTAISGWARVKGLA, encoded by the coding sequence ATGATCTCCAGCCGCCGCATTACCGCAAACGGCCTCTCCTTCGCCCTGGACGAGGCCGGGGACGGCGACACGGTGGCCCTGTGCCTGCACGGCTTTCCCGAGGCGCGGATCGCCTGGGCCGACCATCTGCCCGCCCTTGCTGGACTGGGCTGGAGGGCTGTGGCGCCTGACATGCGCGGCTATGGCGACACCGACCGACCCGCCGATCGCAGCGCCTATGAGGCCCAGCACCTGATCGACGATGTGGCCGCCCTGTTCGACGCCCTGGGCGCAAAACGACGCATACTGGTCGGCCATGACTGGGGCGGGGTGGTCGCCTGGCAGGTCGCCCTCAGCGGCCGGGTTCCCCTTGACGGGCTGATCATTCTCAACGCCCCCCACCCCAACGTGTTTGATGCGGTCCTGAAGGACGGCTGGCGGCAGAAGCTCAAGTCCTGGTACGTGGCCTTCTTCCAGCTGCCCTGGCTGCCCGAGGCCCAGCTGAAGGCCCGCAAGGGCCATGGCCTGACCGACATTCTGGCCGGCCAGTCGGCCAATTTCAGCCCGGCCGCCCTGGAGACCTATCGCCGGAACATCCTCAAGCCCGGGGCCGCCACGGCCATGGTCAACTATTACCGGGCCAATGCAGTGACTCTGTCGAACCCGCGGCTCCCGTCGGAGAAGCTGAAAACCCCCACCCTGCTGGTCTGGGGAGACGCCGACTTCGCCCTGGATGCGTCATTGGCCGAGGGTAACGAGGCCTTTGTGGAAGACTTCACCCTGGCCCGCCTGCCGGGGATCAGCCACTGGGTCCTGCATGATGCGCCGGACGCCGTGACGACGGCGATTTCGGGATGGGCCAGGGTAAAGGGCCTCGCCTAG
- a CDS encoding serine hydrolase, which produces MSKTHYAFSAAALAALALIASPAIARTPPKPGPASAVLFWSQAQKETGFQAMEDHFAVNTVKRGKRVHPLPKGKPLEVTIDLGAGPVSLDDYMAREKAAGILVIQDGKIRLEKYALGYGPERRWTTFSVAKSVTSTLVGAAVRDGYIKSIDDPVVQYIPGLKGSAYDKVSVRQILTMTSGVRWNEDYTDPKSDVAQLFTVVPDKGVDSTVSYMRKLPQEAEPGTKWVYKTGETNLIGVLVTSATGKTLAQYMSEKIWRPYGMEMDAVWMIDDRGQEAGGCCLSMTLKDYGRMGEFMRGGAMAGGKPVLPKDWIKDATHKQAETGEPGHGYGYQWWTNDDGTYDGYGIFGQRLHIDAARKLVIVTSSAWPEATSPVRSMTRDKLLKAVVAAVDAGK; this is translated from the coding sequence ATGTCCAAGACCCACTACGCCTTTTCGGCGGCGGCCCTCGCCGCCCTCGCCCTGATCGCCTCTCCCGCCATCGCCAGGACCCCGCCCAAGCCGGGCCCGGCCTCGGCCGTCCTGTTCTGGAGCCAGGCCCAGAAGGAAACCGGCTTCCAGGCCATGGAGGACCACTTCGCCGTCAATACGGTGAAGCGCGGCAAGCGGGTCCATCCCCTGCCCAAGGGCAAACCCCTGGAGGTCACCATCGACCTGGGCGCCGGCCCGGTCAGCCTTGACGACTACATGGCCCGGGAAAAGGCCGCCGGCATACTGGTCATCCAGGACGGCAAGATCCGCCTGGAGAAATATGCCCTGGGCTATGGCCCGGAACGGCGCTGGACCACCTTCTCGGTGGCCAAGTCCGTGACCTCCACCTTGGTGGGCGCCGCCGTCAGGGACGGCTACATCAAGTCCATCGACGACCCGGTGGTGCAGTACATTCCGGGCCTCAAGGGCAGCGCCTATGACAAGGTCAGCGTCCGCCAGATCCTGACCATGACCTCGGGCGTCAGATGGAACGAGGACTATACCGACCCCAAGTCCGACGTGGCCCAACTGTTCACCGTGGTTCCCGACAAGGGCGTCGACTCTACGGTCAGCTATATGCGCAAGCTGCCCCAGGAAGCAGAGCCGGGGACCAAGTGGGTCTACAAGACCGGCGAGACCAACCTGATCGGCGTCCTGGTCACCTCGGCCACCGGCAAGACCCTGGCCCAGTACATGTCTGAAAAGATCTGGCGGCCCTATGGCATGGAAATGGACGCCGTCTGGATGATCGATGACCGCGGTCAGGAGGCCGGCGGCTGCTGCCTGTCCATGACCCTGAAAGACTATGGCCGCATGGGCGAGTTCATGCGCGGCGGCGCCATGGCCGGCGGCAAGCCCGTCCTGCCAAAGGACTGGATCAAGGACGCCACCCACAAGCAGGCCGAAACCGGCGAGCCCGGCCACGGCTATGGCTATCAGTGGTGGACCAATGACGATGGCACCTATGACGGCTATGGCATTTTCGGCCAGCGCCTGCACATTGACGCCGCCCGCAAGCTGGTCATCGTCACCTCCAGCGCCTGGCCTGAAGCCACCAGCCCCGTCCGCAGCATGACCCGGGACAAGCTGCTCAAGGCGGTGGTCGCAGCGGTGGATGCGGGGAAGTAA
- a CDS encoding glutamate synthase — protein MTAPVRAADTPFAIDVEEGKDYWWCSCGLSARQPFCDGSHKTTDLTPVKYTAEKTGKAFFCGCKATGKAPLCDGSHNAG, from the coding sequence ATGACCGCCCCCGTTCGCGCCGCCGACACCCCCTTCGCCATCGATGTGGAAGAGGGCAAGGACTACTGGTGGTGTTCCTGCGGCCTGTCGGCCCGCCAGCCCTTCTGCGACGGCAGTCACAAGACCACCGACCTCACCCCGGTCAAATACACCGCTGAAAAGACCGGCAAGGCCTTCTTCTGCGGCTGCAAGGCCACCGGCAAGGCGCCCCTCTGCGACGGCAGCCACAACGCCGGCTAG
- a CDS encoding nitronate monooxygenase: MALPSILSSRLRIPVIASPLFIISGPELVIAQCKAGIVGSFPALNARPVSQLDEWLAQITEELAAWDKANPDRLSAPFAVNQIVHKTNNRLEEDVELAVKYKVPVTITSLGAREDVNQAMHGHGGIVMHDVINSKFARKAIEKGADGLIPVAAGAGGHAGGLSPFALIQELREWFDGPIALSGAIANGRAVLGAQAMGADLAYIGSAFIATQEARAVQGYKDMIVESSGDDIVYSNLFTGVHGNYLRPSIERAGLDPDNLPQADPSKMNFGSGGNQEAKAWKDIWGCGQGIGAVKSIPTAGELVDRLASEYEAAKAELAAKTALTTGAVLTAA, encoded by the coding sequence ATGGCTCTGCCCTCGATTCTCTCTTCCCGCCTGCGCATCCCGGTGATTGCGTCCCCCCTGTTCATCATTTCGGGTCCCGAGCTGGTCATCGCCCAGTGCAAGGCCGGCATTGTCGGATCCTTCCCTGCGCTGAATGCGCGGCCGGTGAGCCAGCTGGACGAATGGCTGGCCCAGATCACGGAAGAGCTTGCGGCCTGGGACAAGGCCAATCCAGATCGCCTCTCGGCACCCTTCGCCGTGAACCAGATCGTGCACAAGACCAACAACCGTCTTGAAGAGGATGTGGAGCTGGCCGTGAAGTACAAGGTGCCGGTGACCATCACTTCACTGGGCGCCCGGGAAGACGTGAACCAGGCCATGCACGGACATGGCGGCATCGTCATGCACGACGTGATCAATTCCAAGTTCGCCCGCAAGGCCATTGAAAAGGGCGCTGACGGCCTGATCCCCGTGGCGGCCGGCGCTGGCGGCCATGCCGGCGGCCTGTCGCCCTTCGCCCTGATCCAGGAACTGCGCGAGTGGTTTGACGGCCCCATCGCCCTGTCGGGCGCCATCGCCAACGGCCGGGCCGTTCTGGGCGCGCAGGCCATGGGCGCTGACCTGGCCTATATCGGGTCAGCCTTCATCGCGACCCAGGAAGCCCGGGCCGTGCAGGGCTACAAGGACATGATCGTCGAAAGCTCGGGCGATGACATCGTCTATTCGAACCTGTTCACCGGCGTGCACGGCAATTATCTGCGGCCGTCCATCGAGCGGGCGGGTCTGGATCCCGACAACCTGCCCCAGGCCGATCCGTCCAAGATGAACTTCGGTTCGGGCGGCAATCAGGAAGCCAAGGCCTGGAAGGACATCTGGGGCTGCGGCCAGGGCATTGGCGCGGTCAAGTCGATCCCGACGGCTGGCGAGCTGGTGGATCGTCTGGCTTCTGAATACGAAGCCGCCAAGGCCGAACTTGCGGCCAAGACGGCGCTGACGACCGGCGCGGTGCTGACGGCGGCCTAG
- a CDS encoding MFS transporter translates to MDDPRAAVVRGWIVPAIIGSAMLMQTLTATVISNALPTMARSLHEDPLSMNLAITMFLLASAVFLPVSGWIADRFGAKRIFMISMVLFAAASMACGFAQNLNQLVAARLFQGMASAMMVPVGRLVLLRTTPKSELVGAMSVLTMPALLGPVIGPVLGGFIVTYWDWRWIFFINLPIAILGVALVRAYVPNVKEQAVSPIDLTGILLTGMGLAGLIFGFENLGRGALPPGVVAALFLLGAASLGLYGLHARNNPHAIIDLSIFRLETFRASVIGGGFMRVAMGATPFLLAMLLQIGFGMNAFAAGLMTFISAAGALVMKTAAPPILRRFGFRTVLSVNAAIVAVSFMAYGLFKPTTPHMVIMAVLAVGGFFRSLQFTSLNGMAFAEIDQDQMSRASTTSSMVQQLVQSIGAGMAATMLHLLMVAHHQTTITAETIAPAFVIMGAITFISFFFFIRLPRNAGDEMNGRGLVESR, encoded by the coding sequence ATGGATGATCCCCGGGCCGCCGTCGTCCGGGGCTGGATCGTTCCGGCCATTATCGGCTCGGCCATGCTCATGCAGACCCTGACGGCGACGGTCATTTCCAACGCCCTGCCGACCATGGCCAGGTCCCTGCACGAAGACCCCCTCAGCATGAACCTGGCCATCACCATGTTCCTGCTGGCCTCGGCCGTCTTCCTGCCGGTCAGTGGCTGGATCGCCGACAGGTTCGGCGCCAAGCGCATCTTCATGATCTCCATGGTCCTGTTTGCTGCAGCCTCCATGGCCTGCGGTTTCGCCCAGAACCTGAACCAGCTGGTCGCCGCCCGCCTCTTCCAGGGCATGGCCAGCGCCATGATGGTGCCGGTCGGCCGCCTGGTCCTCCTGCGAACCACGCCGAAGTCAGAACTGGTCGGCGCCATGTCGGTCCTGACCATGCCGGCCCTGCTGGGTCCCGTCATCGGCCCCGTCCTGGGCGGCTTCATCGTCACCTATTGGGACTGGCGGTGGATCTTCTTCATCAACCTGCCCATCGCCATTCTTGGGGTCGCCCTGGTCCGCGCCTATGTGCCCAATGTGAAGGAGCAGGCCGTCTCGCCCATCGACCTCACGGGCATACTGCTGACCGGCATGGGTCTGGCCGGCCTCATCTTCGGCTTCGAGAACCTTGGCCGCGGCGCCCTGCCCCCCGGCGTAGTGGCGGCCCTGTTCCTGCTGGGCGCAGCATCCCTCGGCCTCTATGGCCTGCACGCCAGGAACAACCCCCACGCCATCATCGACCTCAGCATCTTCCGCCTGGAGACCTTCCGGGCCTCGGTGATCGGCGGCGGATTCATGCGGGTCGCCATGGGCGCGACGCCCTTCCTCCTGGCCATGCTTCTGCAGATCGGCTTTGGCATGAACGCTTTCGCCGCCGGCCTGATGACCTTCATCAGCGCCGCCGGAGCCCTGGTGATGAAGACCGCCGCCCCGCCTATCCTGCGACGCTTCGGCTTCCGCACCGTGCTCAGCGTCAACGCCGCCATCGTCGCCGTCAGCTTCATGGCCTATGGTCTCTTCAAGCCCACGACCCCTCATATGGTCATCATGGCCGTCCTGGCGGTTGGCGGCTTCTTCCGGTCCCTGCAGTTCACCAGCCTCAACGGCATGGCCTTCGCCGAGATCGACCAGGACCAGATGAGCCGCGCCTCCACCACCTCATCCATGGTCCAGCAGCTGGTCCAGTCCATCGGCGCCGGCATGGCCGCCACCATGCTTCACCTGCTCATGGTCGCCCATCACCAGACGACCATCACCGCCGAAACCATCGCCCCGGCCTTTGTCATCATGGGCGCCATAACCTTCATCTCGTTCTTCTTCTTCATCCGCCTGCCAAGGAATGCCGGCGATGAGATGAATGGACGGGGCCTGGTGGAAAGCCGATAA
- a CDS encoding peptidase S24, protein MDDRFQRLRHARTEKGFDTAAAAADSFGWNRNTYASNENGNAPYSYRKAKLYADAFGVRPEWLYDASGPMRAGGPFLVGGQGGMVRVKGMVGANPDGTVLFATGQEGWDLAPIPPGGTENAVALQVSGHSMRGLADDGALIYFEDQRTPPTPDMLGQIVVVEMETDEVLVKRLLRGSEPGRFDLESLAGPTRHDARLRWAAHITAIIPPFQARRILVRGG, encoded by the coding sequence ATGGACGATCGCTTCCAGCGCCTGCGCCATGCGCGCACCGAAAAGGGCTTCGACACCGCCGCAGCTGCGGCGGACTCCTTCGGCTGGAACCGCAACACCTATGCGTCCAACGAAAACGGCAACGCCCCCTACTCCTATCGCAAGGCCAAACTCTACGCCGACGCCTTCGGAGTCCGCCCTGAATGGCTCTATGACGCCTCTGGCCCCATGCGCGCCGGCGGCCCCTTTCTTGTTGGCGGTCAGGGCGGGATGGTTCGGGTGAAGGGCATGGTGGGCGCAAATCCGGACGGAACCGTCCTCTTCGCAACCGGTCAGGAAGGCTGGGATCTGGCCCCTATTCCCCCTGGCGGCACGGAAAATGCCGTAGCCCTGCAGGTCAGCGGCCATTCCATGCGCGGTCTGGCCGATGACGGCGCCCTGATCTATTTCGAGGATCAGCGGACCCCGCCGACACCTGACATGCTGGGTCAGATCGTCGTGGTTGAAATGGAGACCGATGAGGTCCTGGTCAAACGCCTCCTGCGCGGCAGCGAGCCCGGACGCTTTGACCTGGAAAGCCTGGCTGGCCCGACCCGGCATGACGCCCGCCTGCGTTGGGCCGCCCACATCACCGCCATTATTCCCCCCTTCCAGGCCCGCCGTATCCTGGTTCGGGGAGGTTAG
- a CDS encoding cryptochrome/photolyase family protein: MSPVRNLILVLGDQLTPTLSSLAAGDPARDRVLMAELQDEASYVRHHKKKIAFLFSAMRHFAEELRGLGWTVDYVKLDAADNSGSFTDQVAAAIAAHQPQQVLVTEAGEWRVAEMMRGWAERFSLPVTILPDDRYLCSHAEFRSWAEGRKQLRMEYFYRDMRRRTGLLMDGDQPVGGQWNFDADNRKPAEAGLFMPRPRVCQPDAITQEVLALVSARFANHFGSLAPFWFAVTREDAEAALTAFVDQALPKFGDYQDAMLTGEPFLYHAVIAQYLNCGLLDPLEVCRKVEAAYRAGKAPLNAAEGFIRQIIGWREYVRGIYWLKMPGYETSNFFDHTRPLPDFYWTGETDMACVRATVTQTRDHAYAHHIQRLMVTGNFALLAGIDPHALHEWYLSVYADAYEWVELPNTVGMSQFADGGLLASKPYAASGAYINRMSNYCGTCAFDVKQRTGPRACPFNALYWDFIARSREKIGSNPRMAQMVRTYDRFSPDEQGRIADSAATFLAKL, translated from the coding sequence ATGTCCCCCGTCCGAAACCTGATCCTCGTCCTTGGCGACCAGCTGACGCCGACCCTGTCGAGCCTTGCCGCTGGAGACCCGGCGCGCGACCGGGTGCTGATGGCCGAACTGCAGGACGAGGCCAGCTATGTCCGCCACCACAAGAAGAAGATCGCCTTCCTGTTCTCGGCCATGCGGCACTTCGCCGAAGAGCTGAGGGGGTTGGGGTGGACGGTGGACTATGTGAAGCTGGACGCGGCGGACAACAGCGGAAGCTTTACCGACCAGGTCGCCGCCGCCATTGCGGCTCATCAACCCCAACAGGTGCTGGTCACCGAGGCCGGGGAGTGGCGGGTGGCGGAGATGATGCGGGGCTGGGCCGAGCGGTTCAGTCTTCCGGTCACGATCCTGCCCGACGACCGGTACCTGTGCTCACATGCCGAATTCCGCAGCTGGGCCGAAGGCCGCAAGCAATTGCGGATGGAGTATTTCTATCGGGACATGCGCCGCCGGACCGGCCTGCTGATGGACGGCGACCAGCCGGTGGGCGGTCAGTGGAATTTCGACGCCGACAACCGCAAGCCCGCTGAGGCTGGCCTATTCATGCCCAGGCCCAGGGTCTGCCAGCCAGACGCCATAACCCAGGAGGTGCTGGCCCTGGTTTCGGCGCGGTTTGCGAACCATTTCGGCAGCCTTGCGCCCTTCTGGTTTGCGGTCACCCGTGAAGACGCGGAGGCGGCGCTGACGGCTTTCGTGGATCAGGCCCTGCCGAAGTTCGGGGACTATCAGGACGCCATGCTGACGGGGGAGCCCTTCCTCTATCATGCGGTCATCGCCCAGTACCTGAACTGCGGCCTTCTTGATCCGCTGGAGGTCTGCCGAAAGGTCGAGGCGGCTTATCGCGCAGGCAAGGCGCCCCTGAACGCCGCCGAGGGCTTCATCCGGCAGATCATTGGCTGGCGGGAGTATGTCCGGGGCATCTACTGGCTGAAAATGCCGGGCTATGAGACCAGCAACTTCTTCGACCACACCCGGCCCCTGCCGGACTTCTACTGGACGGGGGAGACGGATATGGCCTGTGTCCGGGCGACCGTGACCCAGACCCGGGATCACGCCTATGCCCATCACATCCAGCGCCTGATGGTCACCGGCAATTTCGCCCTGTTGGCGGGGATTGACCCCCACGCCCTGCATGAGTGGTACCTGAGCGTCTATGCCGACGCCTATGAGTGGGTGGAGCTGCCCAATACGGTGGGGATGAGCCAGTTCGCTGACGGGGGTCTGCTGGCGTCCAAGCCCTATGCAGCCAGCGGCGCCTATATCAACCGGATGTCCAACTACTGCGGAACCTGCGCCTTTGACGTGAAGCAGAGGACCGGTCCCAGGGCCTGCCCGTTCAATGCCCTCTATTGGGACTTCATCGCCCGCAGCCGGGAAAAGATCGGGTCCAATCCCCGCATGGCCCAGATGGTCCGGACCTATGACAGGTTCAGTCCCGACGAGCAGGGAAGGATTGCCGACAGTGCAGCGACCTTCCTGGCGAAGCTCTGA
- a CDS encoding DUF2256 domain-containing protein, whose translation MDKRYTKSNLPQKICLACGRPFDWRKKWARDWENVKTCSDRCKGDLRRKPTSPRS comes from the coding sequence ATGGACAAGCGCTACACCAAGTCCAACCTGCCGCAGAAGATTTGCCTGGCCTGCGGACGACCCTTTGACTGGCGCAAGAAGTGGGCCCGGGACTGGGAAAACGTGAAGACCTGCTCGGACCGCTGCAAGGGCGATCTCCGGCGCAAGCCCACCTCTCCAAGGTCATAG